Proteins co-encoded in one Cupriavidus nantongensis genomic window:
- the cmk gene encoding (d)CMP kinase, with protein MTIVNVITIDGPTASGKGTVAHKVADAVGFHLLDSGALYRLVALASDRVGVDLADMDALARIASRLDVKFGPDRVWLQGEEVSLAIRAEAIGNRASAIAVHQPVRDALTQLQRSFRKLPGLVADGRDMGTVIFPDAQLKVFLTASVEARARRRYKQLIDKGISANIEDLLRDLEARDARDRTRAAAPLRPAEDAKLLDTSDMTVDQAVAQVLEWFAAVRPDA; from the coding sequence ATGACTATCGTCAACGTCATCACCATTGACGGACCGACCGCCTCCGGCAAGGGCACGGTTGCGCACAAGGTTGCCGACGCGGTGGGCTTCCATCTGCTCGACAGCGGCGCGCTGTACCGGCTGGTAGCGCTGGCCAGCGACCGCGTGGGTGTTGACCTGGCCGACATGGACGCCCTGGCGCGGATTGCTTCGCGCCTGGATGTGAAGTTCGGGCCGGACCGCGTCTGGCTGCAAGGCGAGGAGGTCAGCCTGGCGATCCGCGCCGAGGCGATCGGCAACCGCGCCTCGGCCATCGCCGTGCACCAGCCGGTGCGCGACGCGCTGACCCAGCTGCAGCGCAGCTTCCGCAAGCTGCCCGGGCTGGTGGCCGACGGCCGCGACATGGGCACGGTGATCTTCCCGGACGCGCAGCTCAAGGTGTTCCTGACCGCGAGTGTCGAGGCGCGCGCGCGCAGGCGCTATAAACAATTGATTGATAAGGGAATTTCTGCTAATATCGAAGACCTTTTGCGTGACCTCGAGGCGCGCGACGCGCGGGATCGCACCCGCGCCGCCGCGCCGCTGCGTCCCGCCGAGGATGCAAAGCTGCTCGATACCTCCGACATGACGGTGGATCAGGCAGTGGCGCAGGTGCTGGAGTGGTTTGCCGCTGTGCGGCCCGATGCATGA